TGCGAACTTCCCGGGTGCTCGGCTGCGCTGAGCCTGTATGGAAGTCTAGCCCCTATTGAAAACGTTTTGATAGAGGGCAACTTGATGTCGACCACCGGACAGTACTGTATTCACGGAGGATCTGTTTCCTCTAAGGACTTTCCAAGCGGGTCCAATATACGGATTGTCAATAACCGGTTCTCGACGTCGCTTGGTGCGCGCTGTGGGAAAGCGGGCCCCGTGGCAAGTTTCGATGACGGCCAGGACGGCAACGCGCTTAGTGGCAACGTTTGGCACGAGAATGGAGAGCCAGTCGGTACCGAATAGCGAATAGCAGGCGGTCAGATGCGCACGATCCAGCAATCCGCTACTCGGAGGGAAACTACAAATGCAACGACAAACACTAGCCTCGACTTTGCGTGGGTGAGTCGATGAGTGTGGTCGACACGGCTGGTGGTATGCGAAAGTGCCTGTCTCGTAACGGATAATCGAACTTGTCTAAGGTTCCGATGTCCGCAGGGGAAGGCACTTTCTGGGTGAAGACTACAGCGATGGTCCCGCGGGTCAAGGTCAGCGCCGACGGGGCGGGGGTGGTGTCCCACGCCGGGGTCGGCATGCTGCGGGAACTGGCCGATCTGACCGGGCAGGTCAGCGCGGTGCTGGCGGACACCTACAAGGGTCCCTGGCTGCATGATCCGGGCCGCATGTACGCCGATCTGGCGGCCGCGGTCGCCGACGGCGCGGACAGCGTCTCGGGGATCGGCACACTGATCGACCAGCAGGCCCAGCACGGGCCGGTGGCGTCGGTGACCACGGCGTGGCGGCTGATCGACGGCCGGGTCGACGCCGCCCACCTGACCGGGGTGAAGCAGGCTCGGGCCGTGGCCCGGGAGGTGGCGTGGGCGGCCGGTGCGGCCCCACCCGCGGGGGTGGAGTTGGTGATGGACGTGGACGCCACGATCACCATCGATCATTCCGACGGGAAGCAGAACTCGGCTTCCACGTGGAAGAAGACCTACGGGTTCCACCCGTTGCTGGTGTTCCTGGACCGGCCGGATATCGCCGGCGGCGAGGCGCTGGCCGGGCTGCTCCGGGCTGGCAACGCGGGCAGCAACACGACCGCCGATCACATCGCGGTGCTGACCGAAGCGCTGGCCGCGTTGCCCGAAGCGTACCGGCCCCGGCCCGACGACCCCGCCGGCGCCGACGGTCCGCGGTTGCTGATCCGGTCCGATTCTGCCGGTGCCACGCACGGTTTCGCCGCGGCGTGCCGCAAGGCCGGGGTGAGCTTCTCGTTCGGGTTCCCGGTCACCGCCCCGGTCCGGGACGCCGTCGCGACGCTGGTCGAAGCCGAATCGGTGGCCGCCGAGCGGGGCTGGACGGTGTGGTATCCGGCGATCGAGCGCGACGGGAGCGTCCGGGACGGGGCCCGGTTGGCCGAGGCCACCGGCCTGGTCGACCTGTCCGCGTGGCCGCCCCGGACCCGGCTGATCCTTCGGAAGGAGCGGCCCCACCCGGGCGCCCAGCTCACCTTCGCCGACCAGGACGGGCATCGGGTCACCGCGTTCATCACCGACACTCCGATCGGCGCGGTGCCCGGCCAACTGGCCGGTCTGGACCTGCGGCACCGGCGGCACGCCCGGGTCGAGGACCGCATCCGGCAGGCTAAGGCGACCGGGCTGCGCAATCTGCCTTGCTTCTCGTTCGCGTCCAACAGTGCCTGGTTGGAGATCGTGCTGACCGCGACCGACCTGCTCGCCTGGTGCAAGCTCATCGCGTTCATCGACGAGCCCGACCTGGCCTGCTGCGAGGTCGCGACCTTCCGCTACCGGGTGCTGCACGTCGCCGCCCGGATCGGCCGCGCCGCCCGGAAGACGCACCTGCGGATCGACCGGACCTGGCGGTGGGCCACGGCGATCGCCACCGGCTGGCACCGCATCCGCGCCGCCTTCACCTGACACCCGGCCCCTGTCTCAACAACCCGAAAGGACCCGTCCCGGCGGTGGAACCGGCGGCCACCCGAGCCGACACTCGGACAATCGGGCAACCCGAAACACCGAAACCCCTGCTCTGAAAGCCTTCTCAGGCCAGCGACCACCGATCCAGGCCTACCGTGCAAGATCGAGGCTAGCGGGGTCCAGGTTCGGATCAATGAGTTTCGACATCAGCGCTTGCAGCAGCTGATTCGGGTTCGCGAAGTCGCTTGACACGAATCCGCTTGAGTGTCCCTAGTACCGACGAGAGCTTTTGGCGGGGCGTAAGGCGCAGCCATAGACGGAACGACGGTAGGTTGCTGAAACTTGGTGCCGCCACTCCCGCAATTCGGAGCGTATGGATTCTGCCCCACAATGCGCCCCGGGTAGCCTCCAAGTTTGGTTGAGACGCAGGCAGTAATTCGATCGGGATCGGGCCGCCTTCAAGCGCACCATCGGCCAACGCTTTGGTCAAGGCGACCCGGCCACGTTCAGTGCGAACGACAACTAGTGAACGACCGGGCTCGTCGTCCGAGATTTTCCGATACCAGGGATCGCCAACGGAAAGGTCAGCGAATTCCCCCGTGTGGTCCGGGCAGATCATGCAACGCCATTGGCGGCCCTTGCTCAGGGTACCGTCCCATGCTTCCGCGTATGTTGCAGCAGCTCGATATCCACTCCTGGTCTCGACCCGAAAGTTCCCGGGCCAACCGTCACCGCGGTAGTCCAATCGACAGACCGACTGAGGTTCGACCCCTAGCGACGTGATCATCTTCTCGGTTGTTCGTGTTGACGGTGTTCCGGCGCAAAATATTGCGATCGTCAAGCCAACCTTGTCATCCAGTTCTGTTCGCCGGCCAGCGGCAGCCCGCGTACCAGCCACGTCGCAAGGCTTGCCGACCACAACGCACGGTCCCGCTGCGCCCTCGACTAGGTCTAGCCGCTCCCCCGGGCTGGCCGGGGAGTACCTAGAGCCTGCGGATTCGAAGACGGCATCACTGGTCGTGTTGAGCACTGTTTCGTTGAGCAAGGGCGCGTCTGGACGCGCGCGTACCTGCAGCACCCCAACGGCAGCCCCTGACTCGAGCGCGTGTGCAGCTAGAGCCGAAACAACCCCCCCGGAAGACCCCCGACGCCGCACTCTCGGATCGGTGGACCAACATTCGAAGAGGTCAAGCACCGGCCCCCAGGTC
This genomic window from Nakamurella multipartita DSM 44233 contains:
- a CDS encoding IS1380 family transposase → MKTTAMVPRVKVSADGAGVVSHAGVGMLRELADLTGQVSAVLADTYKGPWLHDPGRMYADLAAAVADGADSVSGIGTLIDQQAQHGPVASVTTAWRLIDGRVDAAHLTGVKQARAVAREVAWAAGAAPPAGVELVMDVDATITIDHSDGKQNSASTWKKTYGFHPLLVFLDRPDIAGGEALAGLLRAGNAGSNTTADHIAVLTEALAALPEAYRPRPDDPAGADGPRLLIRSDSAGATHGFAAACRKAGVSFSFGFPVTAPVRDAVATLVEAESVAAERGWTVWYPAIERDGSVRDGARLAEATGLVDLSAWPPRTRLILRKERPHPGAQLTFADQDGHRVTAFITDTPIGAVPGQLAGLDLRHRRHARVEDRIRQAKATGLRNLPCFSFASNSAWLEIVLTATDLLAWCKLIAFIDEPDLACCEVATFRYRVLHVAARIGRAARKTHLRIDRTWRWATAIATGWHRIRAAFT
- a CDS encoding Coenzyme F420 hydrogenase/dehydrogenase, beta subunit C-terminal domain; the encoded protein is MIGKRLDSIESVVNAHLCTGCGVCTYLEPRLAMHELPNVGRRPLPIVAITGGVRGDAVEVCPGRALAHTPDELAGAPFKGTWGPVLDLFECWSTDPRVRRRGSSGGVVSALAAHALESGAAVGVLQVRARPDAPLLNETVLNTTSDAVFESAGSRYSPASPGERLDLVEGAAGPCVVVGKPCDVAGTRAAAGRRTELDDKVGLTIAIFCAGTPSTRTTEKMITSLGVEPQSVCRLDYRGDGWPGNFRVETRSGYRAAATYAEAWDGTLSKGRQWRCMICPDHTGEFADLSVGDPWYRKISDDEPGRSLVVVRTERGRVALTKALADGALEGGPIPIELLPASQPNLEATRGALWGRIHTLRIAGVAAPSFSNLPSFRLWLRLTPRQKLSSVLGTLKRIRVKRLREPESAAASADVETH